The proteins below come from a single Holdemania massiliensis genomic window:
- the map gene encoding type I methionyl aminopeptidase — MISAKSQREIATMKQAGKIVALARAAVAAAIAPGVTTKQLDRIAEKVIREQGASPSFKGYGGFPASICTSVNSVLVHGIPDQTVLKDGDLISIDIGACYKGYHGDAAWTFSVGRVSEDAVRLMEVTRQSLFIGLKQAKPGNRLSDISHAIGSFVEAHGYSVPIDYTGHGIGTHLHEEPAIPNFGTPGKGILLKEGMTFAIEPMVHAGKPHTRVLADDWTVVTKDGSLAAHYEHTIVITHDGYEILTINPDEEEDSVYGQTGCH; from the coding sequence ATGATCTCTGCCAAGTCGCAGCGAGAAATCGCAACGATGAAGCAAGCCGGGAAAATTGTAGCCCTTGCCCGCGCGGCAGTGGCCGCTGCAATCGCACCGGGAGTCACTACTAAACAGCTGGACAGGATCGCTGAGAAAGTGATCCGAGAACAGGGAGCCTCACCGTCCTTTAAAGGGTACGGGGGCTTTCCTGCGTCTATCTGCACTTCGGTCAACTCAGTGCTGGTTCATGGAATTCCAGATCAGACTGTGCTGAAAGACGGAGATCTCATTTCCATTGACATCGGAGCTTGTTATAAAGGCTATCATGGGGACGCCGCGTGGACGTTTTCCGTCGGCCGCGTCAGCGAGGATGCGGTACGCTTGATGGAAGTTACACGTCAATCTCTATTTATAGGTTTAAAACAGGCAAAACCTGGGAATCGTTTAAGTGATATTTCGCACGCCATCGGATCTTTTGTTGAAGCGCACGGATATTCAGTGCCAATCGATTATACAGGTCATGGAATCGGCACGCACCTGCACGAAGAACCTGCGATCCCTAATTTCGGAACGCCGGGCAAAGGCATTCTTTTAAAAGAAGGCATGACGTTCGCGATCGAACCGATGGTTCACGCAGGCAAGCCGCACACACGGGTGTTGGCTGATGACTGGACAGTCGTTACCAAAGACGGCTCTCTGGCAGCACATTACGAACATACGATCGTCATTACGCATGACGGGTATGAAATTCTGACAATCAATCCAGATGAGGAGGAAGATTCAGTTTATGGGCAAACAGGATGTCATTGA
- a CDS encoding adenylate kinase → MNILIMGPAGSGKGTMSAKILENFKVPHISTGDMFRANIKEGTELGKKAQEYMNAGKLVPDEITVAMVADRLKEPDCQVGYLLDGYPRTLIQAKSFENLSKEIAKPVEIVINLVVEFETLADRITGRRMCKNCGAIYHVRNHPSQVEGICDVCGSPLIQRADDTEEQLRVRLNEHEKNTKPVLDYYREKGLVVDINATRSIDEVWNDVAAALENVK, encoded by the coding sequence ATGAACATTCTGATCATGGGACCCGCCGGAAGCGGCAAGGGGACAATGTCGGCAAAGATTCTTGAAAACTTCAAAGTCCCGCATATCTCAACTGGAGATATGTTCCGCGCCAACATCAAAGAAGGCACGGAATTAGGAAAAAAAGCTCAGGAGTACATGAATGCCGGCAAGCTCGTACCGGATGAAATTACGGTCGCAATGGTCGCAGATCGGCTGAAAGAGCCGGACTGTCAAGTCGGTTATCTGTTGGATGGCTATCCAAGAACCCTGATTCAGGCAAAATCTTTTGAAAATTTGTCAAAAGAAATTGCCAAACCAGTGGAAATTGTTATAAACTTAGTAGTGGAGTTTGAAACTCTGGCCGATCGCATCACAGGCCGCCGTATGTGCAAGAACTGCGGCGCGATCTATCATGTCCGCAACCACCCAAGTCAGGTGGAGGGGATTTGTGATGTCTGCGGTTCTCCGCTCATTCAGCGTGCTGATGATACAGAGGAACAACTTCGTGTTCGTCTCAACGAGCATGAAAAGAATACCAAGCCGGTTCTGGATTACTATCGTGAAAAGGGACTGGTCGTCGATATCAATGCCACCCGTTCAATTGATGAGGTGTGGAATGATGTCGCCGCGGCATTGGAGAACGTGAAATGA
- the secY gene encoding preprotein translocase subunit SecY: MIQTFTSLFKNKEIRTKIFFTLAMLFIYRLGSGIPVPGVDATALTAGIADNSILGMMNLLGGGALQRLSVFALGVTPYITASIIIQLMSMDVIPALTEMAKSGQQGRMKMDKITRYMGVVLAFIQAFTMVYAFDKSYGILSGAGVSTYLYVATVLTAGTMFLLWVGDQISAKGIGNGVSIIIFAGIVANIPFQFIQVFNTLVDTTNNTAMFNGILTFMLYVLMYLLIIVLVVFMQLATRKIPVQYTSSSMTKGRNDMTYLPLKINSASVIPVIFASAIMTAPLTIMSFFEANSFTTTLNNILSLQKPLGLCIYAVLIVLFTFFYTNLQVDPEKIAENLGKSGTYIPGIRPGTETKEYLSKVLNRITVLGAIFLVFIALLPYVLPMVTNLPSSVSMGGTGIIIVVGVAMETMSQLKGQMTQKSYRGFIQK; this comes from the coding sequence ATGATCCAGACCTTTACCAGTCTGTTCAAGAATAAAGAAATCCGGACTAAGATCTTCTTTACTCTGGCCATGCTGTTCATCTACCGTCTGGGTTCCGGCATTCCGGTTCCCGGGGTGGATGCGACAGCGCTGACCGCCGGCATTGCTGACAATTCCATCTTAGGAATGATGAACTTGCTGGGCGGCGGCGCCTTACAACGTCTGTCGGTATTCGCCTTAGGCGTTACACCGTACATCACCGCTTCGATCATCATCCAGCTGATGTCGATGGATGTCATTCCGGCGTTGACGGAAATGGCGAAATCGGGTCAGCAGGGGCGTATGAAAATGGATAAGATCACACGGTATATGGGTGTGGTCTTAGCGTTTATTCAAGCCTTTACGATGGTCTATGCCTTTGACAAGAGCTACGGCATTCTGTCCGGCGCCGGCGTTTCTACTTATTTGTATGTAGCGACGGTTCTGACGGCAGGCACGATGTTCCTGTTATGGGTCGGTGATCAAATCTCGGCGAAGGGGATCGGAAACGGCGTTTCCATCATCATCTTTGCGGGGATCGTTGCCAACATTCCGTTCCAGTTCATTCAGGTCTTCAATACGTTGGTAGACACGACGAACAACACGGCGATGTTCAATGGGATCCTGACATTTATGCTGTATGTGTTAATGTACTTGCTGATCATCGTGCTGGTTGTCTTTATGCAGCTGGCAACCCGAAAGATCCCGGTACAGTACACATCCAGCTCCATGACCAAGGGCCGCAATGATATGACATATCTGCCGCTCAAAATCAACTCTGCCAGCGTCATTCCGGTCATCTTCGCTTCGGCGATTATGACGGCGCCGCTGACGATCATGAGTTTCTTTGAGGCCAACAGTTTCACAACCACTCTGAATAATATCCTGTCGCTGCAGAAGCCGTTAGGCCTTTGCATCTATGCGGTGCTGATTGTTCTGTTTACCTTCTTCTACACTAATTTACAGGTGGATCCGGAGAAGATTGCAGAAAATCTCGGCAAATCCGGAACCTATATTCCGGGTATTCGTCCGGGTACGGAAACAAAGGAATACTTATCCAAGGTTCTCAACCGGATCACAGTTCTGGGCGCGATCTTCTTAGTGTTTATCGCTCTGCTTCCGTATGTCCTGCCGATGGTGACAAATCTGCCTTCCTCCGTTTCGATGGGCGGAACCGGAATTATCATCGTCGTCGGCGTGGCTATGGAAACGATGAGTCAGCTCAAAGGGCAGATGACCCAGAAATCCTACCGCGGTTTTATTCAAAAATAA
- the rplO gene encoding 50S ribosomal protein L15 gives MKLHELKYTEGARRNSKRIGRGHGSGWGKTAGKGSKGQNARSGGGVALGFEGGQTPIWRRLPKRGFTNFTRKEFSIVNIELLNRFEDGTEVTPELLKQAGLVRKELDGVKILGVGELEKKLTVKANKFSKSAVEAIEKAGGKVEVI, from the coding sequence ATGAAATTACATGAACTGAAATACACAGAAGGTGCACGTCGTAACTCGAAGAGAATCGGCCGCGGCCATGGCTCTGGATGGGGCAAAACCGCAGGCAAGGGTTCCAAGGGCCAGAACGCTCGTTCCGGCGGCGGAGTCGCACTGGGCTTTGAAGGCGGTCAGACACCGATCTGGCGTCGTCTGCCGAAGCGTGGATTCACAAACTTTACTCGTAAGGAATTCTCGATTGTCAACATCGAACTGCTGAACCGGTTTGAAGACGGCACTGAGGTGACTCCTGAACTGCTGAAGCAGGCAGGTTTAGTTCGTAAAGAACTGGACGGCGTAAAGATTCTGGGCGTTGGCGAACTGGAAAAGAAGCTGACGGTCAAAGCCAATAAATTCTCCAAATCAGCTGTAGAAGCAATTGAAAAAGCAGGCGGAAAAGTAGAGGTGATCTAA
- the rpsE gene encoding 30S ribosomal protein S5 has product MERKPRRVERDKEFEERVVVINRVTKVVKGGRRFRFAALVVIGDKKGRVGYGTGKANEVPDAIKKASENAKKNLFRVPLVNNGSTIPHAVTGVYGAGEVFLKPAAEGTGVIAGGAVRAVLELAGVSDVLSKCIGSRTPINMVHATVAGLKELKTIESVSKLREKKPQEIR; this is encoded by the coding sequence ATGGAACGTAAACCAAGAAGAGTTGAACGCGATAAAGAATTTGAAGAACGCGTTGTTGTCATCAACCGAGTAACCAAGGTTGTTAAAGGTGGACGTCGTTTCCGCTTTGCCGCCCTGGTCGTCATTGGTGACAAAAAAGGCCGCGTAGGCTATGGCACAGGAAAGGCTAACGAAGTTCCTGATGCAATTAAGAAGGCCAGTGAAAATGCCAAGAAGAATCTGTTCAGAGTTCCTCTGGTAAACAATGGCTCCACGATCCCACATGCTGTCACAGGCGTTTATGGCGCAGGTGAAGTGTTCCTGAAACCGGCTGCAGAAGGTACCGGCGTTATCGCCGGCGGCGCTGTCCGTGCGGTTCTGGAACTGGCAGGCGTCAGCGACGTTCTGTCCAAGTGCATCGGTTCCCGGACTCCGATCAACATGGTTCATGCCACCGTTGCCGGTCTGAAAGAACTGAAAACGATCGAAAGCGTTAGCAAACTGCGTGAGAAGAAGCCGCAGGAAATTCGCTAA
- the rplR gene encoding 50S ribosomal protein L18 translates to MLKKVSKNDERIRRHIRVRTKISGTPERPRLNVFRSNSHIHCQIIDDVNGTTLVACSSVDLKLENGGNIEAAKTVGTELAKRALAKNITEVVFDRGGYVYHGRVQALADAAREAGLKF, encoded by the coding sequence ATGCTTAAGAAAGTATCTAAAAATGATGAAAGAATTCGTCGTCACATTCGTGTCCGTACAAAGATCAGCGGAACTCCGGAACGCCCACGCCTGAACGTCTTCCGTTCTAACAGCCATATCCACTGCCAGATCATCGACGATGTCAACGGCACAACGTTGGTGGCTTGCAGCAGCGTGGATCTGAAGCTGGAAAACGGCGGAAACATCGAAGCCGCAAAGACAGTCGGAACCGAACTGGCGAAGCGTGCTTTAGCTAAGAACATTACAGAAGTTGTATTTGACCGTGGAGGTTATGTTTATCACGGACGTGTCCAGGCCCTGGCCGATGCTGCCAGAGAGGCCGGACTGAAATTCTAG
- the rplF gene encoding 50S ribosomal protein L6, whose amino-acid sequence MSRIGNKTITIPAGVEITVAAGNEVTVKGPKGTLTRQFNENMQIDVNGNEIKVVRPNDIKQIKQLHGTTRALLHNMVVGVSEGFTRELEVVGIGFRAAVSGNKLTLNVGFSHPVEFEIEEGLKVECPSATEIKVSGIDKQRVGEFAAVVRATKKPEPYKGKGIRYKGEHVRRKEGKTAGKK is encoded by the coding sequence ATGTCACGTATCGGTAATAAAACGATTACCATTCCAGCCGGTGTTGAAATCACGGTTGCGGCTGGCAATGAGGTGACGGTCAAAGGACCTAAGGGTACTTTAACACGTCAGTTTAACGAAAACATGCAGATCGATGTCAACGGCAATGAAATCAAAGTCGTTCGTCCGAACGATATCAAGCAGATCAAACAGCTGCACGGGACAACCCGCGCGCTGCTGCACAACATGGTCGTCGGCGTTTCTGAGGGCTTCACCCGTGAACTGGAAGTTGTCGGTATCGGCTTCCGTGCCGCTGTCAGCGGCAACAAGCTGACATTGAACGTCGGCTTCTCTCATCCGGTTGAATTCGAGATTGAGGAAGGCCTGAAAGTTGAATGTCCGTCCGCAACGGAAATTAAAGTTTCCGGCATTGACAAGCAGCGCGTCGGCGAATTCGCTGCGGTTGTCCGTGCTACAAAGAAACCTGAACCTTACAAGGGTAAAGGTATTCGCTATAAAGGCGAACATGTCCGTCGTAAAGAAGGCAAGACGGCTGGTAAGAAATAG
- the rpsH gene encoding 30S ribosomal protein S8 has product MNMTDPIADMLTRIRNGIQARHEAVEIPASKQKVEIAKILKNEGFILNYAVTGETAAEKKITVTLKYGPNNEKVISGIKRISKPGLRVYAKSGSIPRVLNGLGIAIISTSQGMMTDKEARAKHTGGEVIAYVW; this is encoded by the coding sequence ATGAATATGACTGATCCTATCGCAGATATGCTGACAAGAATCCGTAATGGTATTCAGGCACGTCACGAAGCCGTTGAAATTCCGGCAAGCAAGCAGAAGGTTGAAATTGCGAAGATCCTGAAGAATGAAGGATTTATCCTGAATTATGCAGTCACAGGTGAAACCGCTGCAGAAAAGAAGATTACAGTCACTTTGAAATACGGCCCGAATAACGAAAAAGTTATCAGCGGCATCAAGCGTATCTCGAAGCCGGGCTTACGCGTCTATGCCAAGAGCGGCTCGATCCCTCGTGTCCTGAATGGTTTAGGCATCGCGATCATCTCGACCTCGCAGGGGATGATGACGGATAAAGAAGCAAGAGCGAAGCATACGGGCGGCGAAGTCATCGCCTACGTATGGTAA
- a CDS encoding type Z 30S ribosomal protein S14, with amino-acid sequence MAKTSMKIKQQRPQKYKVREYTRCERCGRPHSVLSKYKVCRICFRELAYKGQIPGVKKASW; translated from the coding sequence ATGGCAAAGACATCAATGAAAATTAAGCAGCAGCGTCCTCAGAAGTACAAAGTCAGAGAATATACGCGCTGCGAACGTTGTGGACGTCCGCACTCGGTCTTAAGCAAGTACAAAGTCTGCCGCATCTGCTTCCGCGAATTAGCCTATAAGGGTCAGATTCCGGGAGTCAAGAAGGCAAGCTGGTAA
- the rplE gene encoding 50S ribosomal protein L5, which yields MNRLVEKYQKTVIESLMKQFNYSSVMQCPKIEKVVINMGVGDAIANPKALDEAVAELTQLAGQKPVITKAKKSIANFKLREGMPIGCKVTLRGEHMYEFLDKLFNISLPRVRDFRGVSTTAFDGRGNYTLGVKEQIIFPEINFDKVSKVRGMDIVIVTTANTDEEAKALLAGMGMPFAK from the coding sequence ATGAACCGTCTTGTTGAAAAATACCAGAAGACAGTCATTGAATCTCTGATGAAGCAGTTCAATTACAGCTCTGTCATGCAGTGCCCGAAGATCGAAAAAGTCGTCATCAACATGGGTGTTGGCGATGCGATCGCTAACCCGAAGGCACTGGATGAAGCTGTTGCCGAACTGACTCAGCTGGCAGGCCAGAAGCCGGTCATCACCAAAGCAAAGAAGTCAATTGCGAACTTCAAGCTGCGTGAAGGCATGCCGATTGGCTGCAAGGTCACCCTGCGCGGTGAACACATGTATGAATTCCTGGACAAACTGTTCAACATTTCCCTGCCGCGTGTCCGCGACTTCCGCGGCGTCAGCACAACGGCGTTCGACGGTCGTGGCAACTACACGCTGGGCGTGAAAGAACAGATTATTTTCCCGGAAATCAACTTTGATAAAGTAAGCAAAGTACGCGGTATGGATATCGTTATCGTAACGACAGCCAATACTGATGAAGAAGCAAAGGCATTGCTGGCAGGTATGGGCATGCCGTTTGCGAAATAA
- the rplX gene encoding 50S ribosomal protein L24, protein MKIKKGDKVKVITGHYKGTIGEVLAVMPKENKVIVEGVNLMKKHLKPTQANPDGGIIEKEAPIHVSNVMAYDSKAKTASRIGFQVEKGEKVRVFKKSGNVVKGGKK, encoded by the coding sequence ATGAAAATTAAAAAAGGCGATAAAGTAAAAGTCATCACTGGACATTACAAGGGAACGATCGGCGAAGTTCTGGCCGTTATGCCGAAAGAGAACAAAGTCATCGTTGAGGGTGTCAATCTGATGAAGAAGCACCTGAAGCCGACTCAGGCTAACCCGGACGGAGGGATCATCGAAAAGGAAGCTCCGATTCATGTATCCAATGTCATGGCGTATGATTCCAAAGCCAAAACAGCCAGCCGGATCGGCTTTCAGGTCGAAAAGGGCGAAAAGGTTCGCGTATTCAAGAAATCCGGCAACGTCGTCAAGGGAGGTAAGAAATAA
- the rplN gene encoding 50S ribosomal protein L14 — MITNESRLNVADNTGAKELLVIRCLGGSKRKRANIGDIIVCSVKTAAPGGTVKKGDVVKAVIVRTRYGIRRENGSYIKFDDNAAVIIKDDNTPRGTRIFGPVARELRDKDFMKIVSLAPEVL; from the coding sequence ATGATTACGAATGAAAGTAGATTAAATGTCGCGGACAACACCGGTGCTAAGGAATTATTAGTCATCCGTTGCCTGGGCGGCAGCAAGCGCAAAAGAGCGAACATCGGCGATATCATCGTCTGCTCGGTCAAGACAGCAGCTCCTGGCGGAACTGTAAAGAAGGGCGACGTCGTTAAGGCGGTCATCGTCCGGACACGTTACGGCATCCGTCGTGAAAACGGCAGCTACATCAAGTTTGATGACAATGCAGCGGTTATCATTAAGGACGACAACACACCAAGAGGAACCCGTATTTTCGGACCTGTTGCAAGAGAACTGCGTGACAAAGACTTCATGAAGATTGTTTCTTTGGCACCAGAAGTTTTATAG
- the rpsQ gene encoding 30S ribosomal protein S17, whose product MERSNRKVLRGKVVSDKMDKTITVEVATSKSHPLYSKRIKYSKKFKAHDENNEAKIGDIVEIMETRPLSATKRFRLVKIVEKAVIL is encoded by the coding sequence ATGGAAAGATCAAACCGTAAAGTATTACGCGGAAAAGTCGTTTCTGATAAGATGGACAAGACCATTACGGTTGAGGTAGCAACCAGCAAGAGTCATCCGCTTTATTCGAAGCGTATTAAATATTCAAAGAAATTCAAAGCACATGATGAAAACAATGAGGCGAAGATCGGTGATATCGTAGAGATCATGGAAACCCGCCCGTTATCCGCAACCAAGCGTTTCCGCCTGGTTAAGATCGTCGAAAAGGCTGTAATTCTTTAA
- the rpmC gene encoding 50S ribosomal protein L29: MNVKEIRDKSNTELLQEIESLKEELFNLRFQQATGQLENPSRMKEIRKTIARIKTVITERELSEAK, from the coding sequence ATGAACGTTAAGGAAATTCGTGATAAGAGCAATACTGAATTACTTCAGGAAATTGAATCTTTAAAAGAAGAGCTGTTCAACCTGCGTTTCCAGCAAGCTACCGGCCAGCTGGAGAATCCTTCCCGCATGAAGGAAATTCGCAAGACGATCGCTCGCATCAAGACTGTCATCACTGAGCGCGAACTCAGTGAGGCGAAATAA
- the rplP gene encoding 50S ribosomal protein L16, with the protein MLMPNRTKYRRPHRQSYEGRSKAGREIVFGEYGLIAYSGAYVSNRQIEAARIAMTRYMKRGGQVWIKIFPHLAITKKPLEVRMGSGKGAPEGWVAVVQPGRVLFEVGGVDEETAREALRLAAHKLPVKCKFVRRGEEE; encoded by the coding sequence ATGTTAATGCCTAATAGAACAAAATACAGAAGACCTCATCGTCAGAGTTATGAAGGTCGCTCTAAGGCCGGACGTGAAATCGTATTCGGTGAGTATGGATTAATTGCTTACTCCGGCGCATACGTCAGCAACCGTCAGATTGAAGCGGCACGTATCGCCATGACTCGTTACATGAAGCGTGGCGGCCAGGTTTGGATCAAAATCTTCCCGCATCTGGCAATTACGAAGAAACCGCTGGAAGTCCGAATGGGTTCCGGTAAAGGCGCACCTGAAGGATGGGTAGCCGTAGTTCAGCCAGGCCGTGTCCTGTTTGAAGTCGGCGGCGTCGATGAAGAAACCGCGCGTGAAGCTCTGCGCTTGGCAGCTCATAAGCTGCCGGTCAAGTGCAAGTTTGTGCGCCGAGGCGAGGAGGAATAG
- the rpsC gene encoding 30S ribosomal protein S3, giving the protein MGQKVSPIGMRVGVIRDWESRWYAEKDYGTLLMEDVKIREFLFKELHAAYVSRIEIERSKNRVEIIIRAARPGVIIGSNGESIEILKKKLQKMCNGKQIHIKVVEVANPDLDAHLVARAIAEQLEQRASFRTCQKRQIQKTMRAGAKGIRTLVSGRLGGADIARSEGYSEGVVPLHTLRSDIDFAIVEAMTTYGKLGVKVWICRGEVLPGQMVQEPEAPKMPQGRDRRRGGRNDRRGNRNNNNNRNAEARDAKAAAPKAEGTVEGGN; this is encoded by the coding sequence ATGGGTCAGAAAGTTAGTCCAATTGGAATGCGTGTCGGCGTCATCCGCGACTGGGAATCCAGATGGTATGCTGAAAAAGATTACGGCACCCTGTTGATGGAAGACGTTAAAATCCGTGAATTCCTGTTTAAGGAACTGCATGCGGCTTACGTTTCCAGAATCGAAATCGAACGCTCTAAGAACCGTGTTGAGATCATCATCCGTGCCGCGCGCCCGGGCGTGATCATCGGCAGCAACGGTGAGAGCATTGAAATCTTAAAGAAGAAGCTGCAGAAAATGTGCAACGGCAAGCAGATCCACATCAAAGTGGTTGAAGTTGCCAATCCGGATCTGGATGCACATCTGGTTGCCCGCGCTATCGCTGAGCAGCTGGAACAGCGTGCTTCGTTCAGAACTTGCCAGAAGCGTCAGATTCAGAAGACGATGCGGGCAGGCGCTAAGGGTATCCGTACCCTGGTTTCCGGCCGTTTAGGCGGCGCGGATATCGCGCGCAGCGAAGGTTATTCTGAGGGCGTTGTTCCTCTGCATACCCTGCGTTCGGACATCGACTTTGCGATTGTTGAAGCGATGACCACTTACGGCAAACTGGGCGTTAAAGTCTGGATCTGCCGCGGTGAGGTTCTGCCGGGCCAGATGGTTCAGGAACCAGAAGCACCAAAAATGCCTCAGGGCCGCGATCGCCGGCGTGGCGGACGGAATGACCGCCGCGGCAACCGCAACAATAACAACAACCGCAATGCCGAAGCCAGAGATGCTAAAGCAGCTGCACCTAAGGCTGAAGGAACCGTTGAAGGAGGTAATTAA
- the rplV gene encoding 50S ribosomal protein L22, whose amino-acid sequence MEVKATAKTVRIAPRKVRLVLDLVRGKDAKEAEAILKFTPNHAADAVGKVLKSAVANAVNNHQLDESKLYVKACYADEGITMKRFMPRAKGNAAQILKRTSHITVVVEER is encoded by the coding sequence ATGGAAGTCAAAGCAACAGCGAAAACTGTCCGCATCGCCCCTCGCAAAGTCAGACTTGTTCTGGATTTAGTCAGAGGCAAAGATGCAAAAGAAGCAGAAGCAATCCTGAAGTTCACACCAAACCACGCTGCCGATGCAGTTGGAAAAGTGCTGAAATCAGCCGTTGCCAATGCGGTCAACAATCATCAGCTGGATGAATCGAAATTGTATGTCAAAGCGTGCTATGCCGATGAGGGAATCACGATGAAGCGATTCATGCCTCGGGCAAAGGGCAACGCCGCTCAGATTTTAAAGCGCACCAGCCACATTACTGTTGTGGTTGAAGAACGGTAG
- the rpsS gene encoding 30S ribosomal protein S19, giving the protein MSRSLKKGPFCDDHLMKKVEKLNASGKKEVIKTWSRRSTIFPQFVEHTFAVYNGKEHVPVYVTEDMVGHKLGEFVPTRKFGGHGDDKKA; this is encoded by the coding sequence ATGAGTCGTAGTTTGAAAAAAGGACCGTTCTGTGATGACCATTTAATGAAAAAAGTGGAAAAGCTGAACGCGTCAGGCAAGAAAGAAGTCATCAAAACATGGTCTCGCCGTTCCACTATTTTCCCGCAGTTCGTTGAACATACGTTCGCGGTTTACAACGGTAAGGAACATGTCCCTGTCTATGTCACAGAAGATATGGTCGGCCATAAACTTGGCGAATTCGTCCCAACCCGCAAATTTGGCGGTCATGGTGACGACAAGAAAGCGTAG
- the rplB gene encoding 50S ribosomal protein L2 — MAIKKYKPTTPGRRGMSSLSFEEITSTSPERSLLEPLSKKGGRNNTGRITTRHQGGGHKRQYRVIDFKRNKDNIPAKVATIEYDPNRSANIALLNYADGEKRYILAPKGLQVGQTIVSGEAVDIKVGNAMELRNIPEGTFVHNVELKPGKGGQLARSAGVSAQILGSEGRYTILRLASGEVRKVLSNCRATIGTVGNEDHSLVNLGKAGRSRWLGIRPTVRGSVMNPNDHPHGGGEGRTPVGRKSPMTPWGKKAMGVKTRKAKKASTKLITRRRNGK, encoded by the coding sequence ATGGCGATTAAGAAATATAAACCGACGACTCCAGGCCGTCGTGGTATGTCAAGCCTGAGCTTTGAAGAAATCACATCGACTTCTCCAGAACGCTCACTGCTTGAACCGCTGTCCAAAAAGGGCGGCCGCAACAACACCGGTCGGATCACAACCCGTCATCAGGGCGGCGGACACAAACGTCAGTATCGTGTCATCGACTTCAAGCGGAATAAAGACAACATTCCGGCTAAGGTCGCAACGATCGAGTACGATCCGAACCGTTCCGCCAACATCGCGCTGCTGAACTATGCAGACGGCGAAAAGCGTTACATCCTGGCTCCGAAGGGGCTGCAGGTTGGACAGACCATCGTTTCCGGCGAAGCCGTCGATATCAAAGTCGGCAACGCTATGGAACTGCGCAACATCCCTGAAGGTACTTTCGTTCACAACGTTGAACTGAAGCCGGGCAAGGGCGGCCAGCTGGCTCGCTCCGCGGGTGTTTCCGCACAGATTCTGGGCTCTGAAGGCCGCTACACAATCCTGCGTTTGGCTTCCGGCGAAGTCCGCAAGGTTCTGAGCAACTGCCGCGCAACCATCGGCACAGTCGGCAATGAAGATCACAGCCTGGTCAACTTAGGTAAGGCTGGACGTTCCCGCTGGCTGGGCATTCGTCCGACAGTCCGCGGTTCTGTTATGAACCCGAATGATCACCCGCATGGCGGTGGTGAAGGCAGAACTCCGGTTGGCCGTAAATCACCAATGACTCCATGGGGCAAGAAAGCTATGGGCGTCAAGACCCGCAAAGCCAAAAAGGCGTCTACTAAATTGATCACTCGCCGCCGCAACGGTAAGTAA
- the rplW gene encoding 50S ribosomal protein L23 gives MSNARDIIIRPIITEKTMKLMDTDNKITFEVAKGTNKTQVRLAVEEIFGVKVEQVNILNCKPKTKRMGKYVGKTSAVRKAVVKLPEGQDINLFSE, from the coding sequence ATGAGTAACGCTAGAGATATCATTATCCGCCCGATCATCACAGAAAAGACGATGAAGCTGATGGACACCGACAACAAGATCACGTTTGAGGTTGCTAAAGGCACAAATAAGACACAGGTTCGTCTGGCTGTTGAAGAAATCTTCGGTGTTAAGGTTGAACAGGTCAACATCCTGAACTGCAAGCCGAAGACAAAGAGAATGGGCAAATACGTCGGCAAGACGAGCGCTGTCCGCAAAGCAGTTGTCAAACTGCCGGAAGGACAGGATATCAACTTATTCTCTGAATAA